From Eptesicus fuscus isolate TK198812 chromosome 22, DD_ASM_mEF_20220401, whole genome shotgun sequence, a single genomic window includes:
- the C22H1orf74 gene encoding UPF0739 protein C1orf74 homolog — MSTPSPQLLVAAAQRTLSMGKRRGPARAVCLHLAGEVLAVARGLKPALLYDCNGAGTSELQSYLGELQGLGFLTKGLHILDIGGNSLIVIPEHVCQHLEQVLLGTIAFVDVSSSQSHPSVCSLDQLQDLKSLIAEIITHLQGLQRDLSLAVSCSRLCSSDWNLCTVFGILLGYPVPYTFHLNQGDDNCLALTPLRVFTARISWLPGQPPVLLYSFSVPESLFPALRDILNTWEKDLRTRCGAQNDFSDLSISSEIVTLPVVAL, encoded by the coding sequence ATGTCAACACCAAGTCCTCAGCTGCTGGTGGCAGCTGCTCAGCGGACCCTGAGCATGGGAAAGAGACGGGGCCCAGCCCGAGCTGTCTGCCTTCACCTAGCGGGAGAGGTCCTGGCTGTGGCCCGGGGACTGAAGCCAGCTCTACTCTATGATTGCAACGGTGCAGGGACATCGGAGCTCCAGAGCTATCTGGGGGAACTGCAGGGCCTGGGCTTCCTGACCAAGGGACTTCACATCCTTGATATTGGAGGTAACAGCCTGATCGTCATACCTGAACATGTATGTCAGCACCTGGAGCAGGTGCTGCTTGGTACTATAGCGTTTGTGGATGTTTCCAGCTCCCAATCTCACCCTTCTGTCTGCTCCCTGGACCAGCTTCAGGACTTGAAGTCCCTCATAGCCGAGATCATCACCCATTTGCAGGGGTTGCAGAGGGACCTCTCCCTGGCCGTCTCCTGCAGCAGACTCTGCTCCTCAGATTGGAATCTCTGTACTGTGTTTGGGATTCTCCTGGGCTATCCTGTTCCCTATACCTTTCACCTGAACCAGGGAGATGACAACTGCTTAGCCTTGACCCCACTACGGGTGTTCACTGCTCGGATCTCGTGGCTTCCTGGTCAACCCCCAGTCTTGCTCTATTCCTTTAGTGTCCCAGAGAGCTTGTTTCCAGCCCTGAGAGACATTCTAAACACTTGGGAGAAGGACCTTAGGACTCGATGTGGGGCTCAGAATGACTTTTCTGACCTCAGCATCTCCTCTGAGATCGTCACCCTGCCAGTTGTGGCCCTCTGA